From a single Planctellipticum variicoloris genomic region:
- a CDS encoding tetratricopeptide repeat protein: protein MLTLLLLVLLLVCAIIWGSGPFESLRLNGLRLREQSKRRQELGQATAKASVLTLGTDEGASQQDSHVLGLVAEWLGYLLSQRLPKATGGAQFWIQVSFGIVPAGRTIWRLDVSPLSLKPRIRKLLEGWLANPPVLPVQQPLAISFVAAIRGGGLEDPGFLRPFQDLIDKHGTHPLRELLERELGAAIPEWTESLTVEHCDRYLELLPGDLVALRTRADLLIRSSEFDRAIDDLNEVLVREASQAQDYYARGYARIQLERTESGMEDLRQATQRDGEYWPARQLRAEVLQKQGKYSEAIAELDEGLAVAKSAPLWLTRGMIHLELHDEGGAEQDFSEAAALAPDWPEPLLQRGLIRMRQQRADEAVADLDQCVELEQDGRDARRLRARVLFELSRWGRAEEEFTRLLAEDPADPGSRLLHGRCQAMLGKLESAVEDFGVIVDHDEVGLEARAWRAVALTQLERYDDAVPDADQALAADVMPTLMRWVRAVAAWVNEDQAGALRELEQAAELDPDDHMIQYWKAKLLALSGEFEEARSILSDVEWSPDDWQALWLRGAVAAELGDSAAAQRDLSEASENPQASAEVRLTRIKVLHSEGEWCTAVRELDELLAADDENEDACWLRGQILLAQGRPEAAIVDFQRAYDLGVRPPELGGLWSSALLRLEQPDAAREILDRFLKQHPDNPGLLMASAQLTIQAEGPDAADEQLQAAIAVHTEFADSLTVHVLIMEAQWYHEREDYAESERLMTEALSYDTPLTPVAHVIRGAARRYAGNLVEALEDYNAAFEPESDNASVLRCRGQAYTELAEYDQALVDLDQAVPIFERKGIDVELGYALSARSIALGGVERWDEAWRDWDRALVIQPDDAWLHYNAGLLYLGQQQPEKASWCFGLALACENPRLPPVKQARARGFLKSLASGRRKPETDPD from the coding sequence ATGCTGACGCTGTTGCTGCTGGTCCTGCTGCTGGTGTGTGCGATCATCTGGGGCAGCGGACCGTTCGAATCTCTCCGGTTGAACGGCCTGCGCCTCCGCGAGCAGTCCAAACGTCGGCAGGAGCTGGGTCAGGCGACGGCGAAAGCCAGCGTCCTGACCCTGGGGACGGATGAAGGGGCCTCGCAGCAGGATTCCCACGTCCTGGGGCTCGTTGCCGAATGGCTGGGTTATCTCCTCTCGCAACGTCTGCCGAAGGCGACCGGCGGGGCCCAGTTCTGGATCCAGGTTTCCTTCGGGATCGTGCCCGCCGGGCGAACGATCTGGCGGCTGGATGTCTCGCCGCTGAGCCTGAAACCGCGGATCCGCAAGCTTCTGGAAGGCTGGCTGGCGAATCCGCCGGTGTTGCCGGTGCAGCAGCCCCTGGCGATCAGCTTCGTGGCGGCCATCCGGGGGGGCGGGCTCGAAGATCCGGGTTTCTTGCGCCCGTTTCAGGATCTGATCGACAAACATGGCACGCACCCCCTGCGGGAGCTGCTCGAACGGGAGCTGGGCGCCGCGATCCCCGAATGGACCGAGAGCCTGACCGTCGAACATTGCGACCGTTACCTGGAACTGCTGCCCGGCGACCTGGTCGCATTGCGGACGCGGGCCGACCTGCTGATTCGGAGCTCCGAATTCGATCGCGCCATCGACGACCTGAACGAAGTCCTGGTCCGGGAAGCGTCCCAGGCGCAGGACTACTACGCGCGCGGCTACGCGCGGATCCAGCTCGAACGGACCGAGAGCGGGATGGAAGATCTGCGGCAGGCCACCCAACGTGACGGCGAGTACTGGCCGGCCCGGCAGTTGCGGGCCGAAGTGCTGCAGAAGCAGGGCAAGTACTCGGAGGCGATCGCCGAACTCGACGAAGGCCTCGCGGTTGCAAAATCGGCGCCGCTCTGGCTGACTCGGGGCATGATCCACCTGGAGCTGCACGACGAGGGAGGGGCCGAACAGGACTTCTCCGAAGCCGCCGCTCTGGCGCCCGACTGGCCCGAACCGCTGCTGCAGCGGGGGCTGATCCGGATGCGGCAGCAACGGGCCGACGAGGCGGTCGCCGATCTGGATCAGTGCGTCGAGCTGGAACAGGATGGGCGGGACGCTCGTCGGCTGCGGGCGCGCGTCCTGTTCGAGTTGAGCCGCTGGGGGCGGGCGGAGGAGGAATTCACCCGTCTGCTGGCCGAAGACCCGGCCGATCCCGGCAGTCGGCTGCTGCATGGCCGGTGCCAGGCGATGCTCGGCAAGCTGGAGTCGGCCGTCGAAGACTTCGGCGTCATCGTCGACCACGACGAAGTCGGCCTCGAGGCTCGCGCGTGGCGGGCCGTCGCCCTGACGCAACTGGAACGCTATGACGACGCGGTCCCCGACGCCGACCAGGCGCTGGCGGCCGACGTGATGCCCACGCTGATGCGGTGGGTCCGGGCCGTCGCCGCCTGGGTGAACGAAGACCAGGCCGGCGCGCTGCGCGAACTGGAACAGGCCGCCGAGCTCGATCCCGACGACCACATGATCCAGTACTGGAAGGCGAAGCTGCTGGCGCTGTCCGGGGAATTCGAAGAAGCTCGTTCGATCCTGTCGGATGTCGAGTGGAGTCCCGACGACTGGCAGGCGCTCTGGCTGCGCGGCGCCGTCGCCGCCGAACTGGGCGATTCCGCCGCCGCGCAGCGCGACCTGTCGGAGGCCAGCGAGAATCCCCAGGCGTCGGCGGAAGTCCGCCTGACCCGGATCAAGGTCCTGCATTCCGAGGGGGAATGGTGCACGGCGGTCCGCGAGCTCGACGAGCTCCTGGCTGCAGACGACGAGAACGAAGACGCCTGCTGGCTGCGCGGACAGATTCTGCTCGCCCAGGGGCGCCCCGAGGCCGCGATTGTCGATTTTCAACGGGCGTACGATCTGGGAGTTCGCCCGCCCGAACTGGGTGGTCTGTGGAGCTCGGCCCTGCTCCGCCTGGAGCAGCCGGACGCAGCCCGCGAGATCCTGGACCGGTTCCTGAAGCAGCATCCCGACAATCCGGGACTCCTGATGGCTTCCGCCCAGTTGACCATCCAGGCCGAAGGACCGGATGCCGCCGATGAGCAGCTTCAGGCTGCCATCGCCGTCCATACGGAATTCGCCGACTCCCTGACCGTCCACGTGCTGATCATGGAGGCCCAGTGGTATCACGAGCGTGAAGACTACGCCGAGTCCGAACGGCTGATGACCGAAGCGCTGAGCTACGACACGCCGCTGACGCCGGTGGCCCACGTGATCCGCGGAGCGGCCCGGCGGTATGCGGGAAATCTGGTCGAAGCGCTTGAGGACTACAACGCAGCGTTCGAGCCAGAGTCGGACAACGCCAGCGTGCTGCGCTGCCGGGGTCAGGCTTATACGGAGCTCGCCGAATACGATCAGGCGTTGGTCGACCTCGATCAGGCAGTGCCGATCTTCGAGCGGAAGGGGATCGACGTTGAGCTGGGCTATGCGTTGAGCGCCCGTTCGATTGCGCTGGGGGGAGTGGAGCGCTGGGACGAGGCCTGGCGGGACTGGGACCGTGCGCTCGTGATTCAGCCCGACGACGCCTGGCTGCATTACAACGCGGGGTTGCTCTACCTGGGGCAGCAGCAGCCGGAGAAGGCGAGCTGGTGTTTCGGCCTGGCGCTGGCCTGCGAGAACCCGCGGCTGCCGCCGGTCAAACAGGCCCGGGCGCGGGGTTTCCTGAAGTCGCTGGCATCGGGGCGACGGAAGCCGGAAACTGATCCCGACTAA
- a CDS encoding zinc-ribbon domain containing protein has protein sequence MGFVDLSKIPTITPIPGSTLRTPFGQNLMLSYLEMEDGAEVPLHHHPHEQRGILLEGKVQHTIGDETHVVERGYYLDQPFTCVDCGKDEVWTATQQKWWYEVAKGDVFTTARRCRICRRRDRERRTE, from the coding sequence ATGGGTTTCGTCGACCTCTCCAAGATCCCAACAATCACTCCCATTCCCGGCTCCACGCTGCGGACGCCGTTCGGACAGAACCTGATGCTCTCCTACCTGGAAATGGAGGACGGAGCCGAGGTGCCGCTGCATCACCATCCCCACGAGCAGCGGGGGATTCTGCTCGAAGGGAAAGTCCAGCACACCATCGGCGACGAAACACACGTCGTCGAACGGGGGTACTACCTCGATCAGCCCTTCACGTGCGTAGACTGTGGCAAAGACGAAGTCTGGACGGCGACTCAGCAGAAGTGGTGGTACGAGGTCGCCAAGGGGGACGTGTTTACGACCGCGCGTCGTTGCCGCATCTGCCGTCGCCGGGATCGTGAACGACGAACAGAATGA
- a CDS encoding DUF1501 domain-containing protein produces MGWGDVLDGPACLMHLAESPAMTSARRCCPGPTTRREFLRVGALGLGSFTMADLLRSQAQAAAAGRAAPETSVIFVWLPGGPPHMDMYDLKPNAPAEYRGAFRPIPTTVPGLDVCELLPLHAKLAHKYNVVRSIAHTFADHGGGHKRFMTGRDPRTPTEFVNDAPAVGSIVARVREQVTAGVPNYVCVVEPGRDQVDTFSQGAAYLGPSYTPFMVPGDPSKTEFKVPNIAPVAEVAGRLDDRTSLLRSFDRFRRDADQSGLMGSFDTFHERAFGLLTSDKAKVAFDLSQEDQSTRDRYGKHAWGQRLLMARRLVEAGCSFCTVILENPYQSGIEWLKQGTYNWDSHAVNCHIWDDLKLRLPIYDQAVTALIEDLYNRGLDRKTLVVVTGEFGRTPRIESTVGSQTGVKQPGRDHWPQAMSLITFGGGMQTGQVIGSTNSRGEHPQDRPLSPNDLWASVYRHLGIDFEQSFLDHRGRPMPILPYGAPIGELLSAV; encoded by the coding sequence ATGGGTTGGGGCGATGTCCTCGACGGACCTGCCTGCCTGATGCACCTTGCCGAGTCACCCGCCATGACCTCTGCCCGCCGCTGCTGTCCCGGTCCGACCACCCGCCGTGAGTTTCTCCGCGTCGGAGCCTTGGGGCTGGGTTCGTTCACGATGGCCGACCTGCTGCGGTCGCAGGCTCAGGCGGCGGCTGCCGGGCGGGCGGCGCCGGAGACCTCGGTGATCTTCGTGTGGCTGCCGGGCGGGCCGCCGCATATGGACATGTATGATCTGAAGCCGAACGCCCCGGCGGAGTATCGCGGGGCGTTCCGGCCGATTCCGACGACGGTGCCGGGGCTCGACGTCTGCGAGCTGCTGCCGCTGCATGCGAAGCTCGCCCATAAGTACAACGTGGTCCGCTCGATCGCGCACACGTTTGCCGATCACGGCGGCGGCCACAAGCGGTTCATGACCGGACGCGATCCGCGGACGCCGACCGAGTTCGTCAACGATGCCCCGGCGGTCGGGTCGATCGTCGCCCGCGTGCGCGAGCAGGTCACGGCGGGGGTGCCGAACTACGTCTGCGTGGTGGAGCCGGGGCGGGACCAGGTCGATACTTTCAGCCAGGGGGCGGCGTACCTGGGGCCATCCTACACGCCGTTCATGGTGCCGGGCGATCCGAGCAAGACGGAGTTCAAGGTGCCGAACATCGCCCCCGTGGCGGAAGTCGCCGGGCGGCTGGATGACCGGACGAGCCTGTTGCGGTCGTTCGACCGGTTCCGGCGGGACGCCGATCAGTCGGGGCTGATGGGGTCGTTCGACACGTTCCACGAGCGGGCGTTCGGGCTGCTGACCAGTGACAAGGCGAAAGTGGCCTTCGATCTGTCGCAGGAAGACCAGTCGACGCGCGATCGTTACGGCAAGCACGCGTGGGGTCAGCGGCTGCTGATGGCCCGCCGGCTGGTGGAAGCGGGTTGCAGCTTCTGCACGGTGATTCTGGAGAACCCGTATCAGTCGGGAATCGAGTGGCTCAAGCAGGGAACCTATAACTGGGATTCTCATGCGGTGAACTGCCACATCTGGGACGACCTGAAACTGCGGCTGCCGATCTACGATCAGGCGGTCACGGCGTTGATTGAAGATCTCTACAACCGCGGCCTCGACCGCAAGACGCTGGTGGTCGTGACCGGGGAGTTCGGTCGCACGCCGCGGATCGAGAGCACGGTCGGTTCGCAGACAGGGGTGAAGCAGCCGGGACGCGATCACTGGCCGCAAGCAATGTCGCTGATCACGTTTGGCGGCGGGATGCAGACGGGGCAGGTGATCGGCTCGACGAACTCGCGGGGCGAGCATCCGCAGGACCGGCCGCTGTCGCCGAACGATCTGTGGGCGTCGGTCTACCGGCACCTGGGGATCGATTTCGAGCAGTCGTTCCTGGATCACCGCGGTCGGCCGATGCCGATTCTGCCGTACGGGGCGCCGATCGGCGAGTTGCTGTCGGCGGTGTGA
- a CDS encoding dihydrodipicolinate synthase family protein: MTQSLPPIIRETLQLGAAIPAHPLALTSDRRLDERRQRALSRYYLAAGAGGLAVGVHTTQFAIREPQHGLFHPVLELAREELDRADAQRTSPLIRIGGICGPTPQAVREAALLRDLGYHCGLLSLAALKTASDDELLAHCRTVGDVLPLMGFYLQPAVGGRILPYSFWRRFAELESLVAIKLAPFNRYQTLDVIRAVVDAGRDDIALYTGNDDNILLDLVTPFRFVRNGQPFDRRIVGGLLGHWAVWTQQAVAQLNAAHDIVRTGGSMSADWLALAQQVTDANAVVFDAANGFAGCIAGIHEVLRRQGLLENLVFLDPAERLSPGQAAALDRISRDYPHLLDDEFVATHRDEWLRR, from the coding sequence ATGACCCAGTCCCTGCCACCGATCATCCGCGAGACTCTGCAGCTCGGCGCGGCCATCCCCGCCCATCCGCTGGCGCTCACCAGCGACCGCCGGCTCGACGAACGACGCCAGCGGGCTCTCTCCCGCTACTACCTCGCCGCAGGCGCCGGAGGCCTGGCCGTCGGCGTCCACACGACGCAGTTTGCCATCCGCGAACCGCAACACGGTCTCTTCCATCCGGTCCTGGAACTCGCCCGCGAAGAGCTCGACCGGGCCGACGCACAGCGAACGTCACCGCTGATCCGCATCGGCGGAATCTGCGGTCCCACGCCGCAGGCGGTCCGCGAAGCCGCGCTGCTCCGCGACCTCGGCTACCACTGCGGCCTGCTGAGCCTCGCTGCGCTCAAGACCGCTTCGGACGATGAGCTTCTGGCTCACTGCAGGACGGTCGGAGACGTGCTGCCGCTGATGGGCTTCTATCTGCAACCCGCCGTCGGCGGACGCATCCTGCCCTATTCCTTCTGGCGGCGGTTCGCCGAGCTGGAATCCCTCGTCGCCATCAAACTGGCGCCCTTCAATCGCTACCAGACGCTCGACGTCATCCGGGCCGTCGTCGACGCCGGCCGGGACGACATCGCCCTCTACACCGGCAACGACGACAACATCCTGCTCGATCTGGTCACGCCCTTTCGCTTCGTTCGTAACGGCCAGCCGTTCGACCGCCGGATCGTCGGCGGCCTCCTCGGTCACTGGGCCGTCTGGACGCAACAGGCCGTCGCGCAACTCAATGCGGCACACGACATCGTCCGCACCGGCGGATCAATGTCGGCCGACTGGCTTGCCCTGGCGCAGCAGGTAACCGACGCGAACGCGGTCGTCTTCGACGCGGCCAACGGCTTCGCCGGCTGCATCGCCGGCATCCACGAAGTCCTCCGGCGCCAGGGCCTCCTGGAGAACCTCGTCTTCCTCGACCCGGCGGAAAGACTCTCACCGGGTCAGGCGGCAGCGCTGGATCGAATCAGCCGAGACTATCCGCACCTGCTCGACGACGAGTTCGTCGCGACACATCGCGATGAGTGGCTGCGGCGATGA
- a CDS encoding NAD-dependent epimerase/dehydratase family protein: MSLPTTISSVDQLETLLSEPTPAAIEALARFPGDLIILGVAGKMGPTLARMAVLASEAAGTKRRVFGVARFSDPAVRANLEQHGVETIQADLLDPAALAALPDAPLALYMAGRKFGSSGQESLTWAMNAWLPGLVCQRYAGSRILAFSTGNVYGNSPVVNGGSRETDPVAPVGEYAMSCLGRERIFEHFSQIAGTPVALLRLNYACELRYGVLVDLALKVYRGEPVDLTMGHFNVIWQADANAAALAAFSLATSPASVLNLTGPETLSVRQICEQFGQLFGRPPVFTGAEAPDALLNNAHPLLDRVGHPRVMPEQVIRWIAEWITSGGPRLDKPTHFESRDGRF; this comes from the coding sequence ATGTCACTCCCGACCACAATCTCCTCCGTCGATCAGCTCGAAACGCTCCTCAGCGAGCCGACGCCCGCCGCCATCGAAGCCCTGGCGCGATTTCCCGGCGACCTGATCATTCTCGGCGTCGCGGGCAAGATGGGGCCGACGCTGGCGCGGATGGCCGTGCTGGCTTCCGAGGCTGCAGGCACGAAGCGGCGCGTATTCGGCGTCGCTCGGTTCAGTGATCCTGCCGTCCGCGCCAACCTCGAACAGCACGGCGTCGAAACGATTCAGGCCGATCTGCTCGATCCCGCGGCCCTCGCCGCACTGCCTGACGCTCCGCTGGCCCTCTACATGGCCGGTCGCAAGTTCGGTTCCTCGGGCCAGGAATCGCTCACCTGGGCCATGAACGCCTGGCTGCCGGGACTCGTCTGCCAGCGCTATGCCGGCTCGCGAATTTTGGCCTTCTCGACAGGGAACGTGTATGGCAACTCGCCCGTCGTCAACGGCGGCAGCCGCGAAACCGATCCGGTCGCGCCCGTCGGCGAATACGCCATGAGCTGCCTGGGTCGCGAACGGATCTTCGAACACTTCAGCCAGATCGCCGGCACGCCGGTCGCACTGCTCCGCCTCAACTACGCCTGCGAACTGCGTTACGGCGTCCTCGTCGACCTGGCATTGAAAGTCTACCGCGGCGAACCGGTTGACCTGACGATGGGACACTTCAACGTCATCTGGCAGGCCGACGCCAACGCCGCGGCGCTGGCCGCTTTCTCGCTCGCCACCAGCCCGGCCAGCGTCCTCAATCTCACGGGCCCCGAGACGCTCAGCGTGCGTCAGATCTGCGAACAGTTCGGCCAGCTCTTCGGTCGGCCGCCGGTCTTCACAGGCGCAGAAGCCCCCGACGCACTCCTCAACAACGCGCATCCGCTGCTGGACCGCGTCGGCCATCCGCGCGTGATGCCCGAGCAAGTGATCCGCTGGATCGCCGAGTGGATCACCTCTGGCGGCCCGCGTCTCGACAAGCCGACTCACTTCGAAAGCCGCGACGGGCGCTTCTGA
- a CDS encoding DUF1501 domain-containing protein has protein sequence MPHNPSLHRRDFLHAGPIGLGAIALSQLLQRDLPAAESNPLLPHPPQSAPKIKNVIFLFMAGGPSQLDLFEDKPVLRTYDGQPPPDSLIAGRRFAFLKPDAKLLGSRQKFMKYGECGMELSELLPYHRQIVDDVCWLRGVKTDVFNHGPAKLFLNCGFQAPGRPSLGSWVTYGLGSPSSDLPGFVVLQSGPRGPRAGNTLWSSGFLPTSYQGVPLRGQGAPILDLDNPVGVTPEDQREFVNAVADLNRLRMQTVADPEIATRINAYETAFRMQTSAPELMRLQDETAETLDLYGAKPGGSSFANNCLLARRLVERGVRFVQLYHTDWDHHGGNGADLEEALAKVCKDVDQAAAALVLDLKRRGLLDETLVVWSGEFGRTPMGEQRGTLGRDHHIDSFTLWMAGGGLKAGHLHGETDELGFGVTAGQVHVHDLHATILHLLGFNHEQLTYRFQGRDFRLTDVHGKVVHDILA, from the coding sequence ATGCCACACAACCCCTCCCTCCACAGGCGCGACTTCCTCCACGCCGGGCCGATCGGCCTCGGAGCCATCGCCCTCTCGCAGCTCCTGCAGCGCGACCTCCCGGCGGCGGAATCGAACCCGCTCCTGCCGCACCCGCCGCAGTCCGCTCCGAAGATCAAGAACGTCATCTTCCTGTTCATGGCCGGCGGCCCCAGCCAGCTCGATCTGTTCGAAGACAAACCCGTCCTGCGGACCTACGACGGCCAGCCGCCGCCCGACAGCCTGATCGCCGGGCGACGCTTCGCCTTCCTCAAGCCCGACGCCAAGCTCCTCGGCTCTCGCCAGAAGTTCATGAAATACGGCGAATGCGGCATGGAGCTGAGCGAGTTGCTCCCGTACCACCGGCAGATCGTCGACGACGTCTGCTGGCTCCGCGGCGTCAAGACCGATGTCTTCAACCACGGCCCCGCCAAGCTCTTCTTGAACTGCGGCTTCCAGGCCCCCGGCCGACCCAGTCTCGGTTCCTGGGTCACCTATGGCCTGGGAAGCCCGTCGTCGGATCTGCCCGGCTTCGTGGTTCTGCAGTCCGGTCCCCGCGGTCCGCGGGCCGGCAATACGCTCTGGTCGAGCGGCTTCCTCCCGACGAGCTACCAGGGGGTTCCCCTCCGCGGGCAGGGGGCGCCGATTCTCGATCTCGACAACCCCGTCGGCGTGACCCCCGAGGATCAGCGCGAGTTCGTCAATGCCGTCGCCGATCTCAATCGCCTGCGGATGCAGACCGTCGCCGATCCGGAGATCGCCACCCGGATCAACGCCTACGAAACCGCCTTTCGCATGCAGACCAGCGCCCCGGAACTGATGCGGCTGCAGGACGAAACCGCCGAAACGCTCGACCTGTACGGCGCCAAGCCCGGCGGATCGTCGTTCGCCAACAACTGCCTGCTCGCCCGGCGGCTCGTCGAGCGGGGCGTCCGCTTCGTGCAGCTTTACCACACCGACTGGGACCACCACGGCGGGAACGGAGCCGACCTCGAAGAGGCCCTCGCCAAGGTCTGCAAGGACGTCGACCAGGCCGCCGCCGCCCTGGTCCTCGATCTGAAGCGACGGGGACTCCTCGACGAAACGCTCGTCGTCTGGAGCGGCGAGTTCGGCCGGACGCCGATGGGCGAACAGCGCGGCACCCTGGGCCGCGATCATCACATCGACTCGTTCACCCTCTGGATGGCGGGCGGCGGGCTCAAAGCCGGGCACCTGCACGGCGAGACCGACGAGCTCGGCTTCGGCGTCACCGCGGGCCAGGTCCACGTCCACGACCTGCACGCCACGATCCTGCACCTGCTCGGCTTCAATCACGAGCAGCTCACCTACCGCTTCCAGGGCCGCGACTTCCGTCTGACCGACGTCCACGGCAAAGTCGTGCACGACATCCTGGCGTAG